CAAATTGGTGCTGCTATTTCGTGATTATAATTATACCGTCTCTGAATGATTCATCATTTGATGAGGTACCCCTGGTGGAACTTCGACTCCTTGATGAGCTGTTAAGGTTTCCAATTGCCCGTCCACCTCAAGTGTAGCCATCCCCGAGAGAACAAAAAAGAATTGTCGAGACCTCTCGTGGTAGTGCCGTACTTCTTTACCGCCTGGTGGCATCTTTTCATGAATGACGCTGAGGTCTTCGCCATTGACCAGATGCCAACCATTTCTTCACATTCTATTGGATCCAACCGTTTGTGTCCAAGGAATTCCTGAATGATTTAGCCCGTATCGAGCCTGACGGTATACATGTGCTAACCATTTTCTTCGTCTGCTTTCCGTACTACGCTTTACCCCAGTAAACATGAAGCGCTTCACTGGTCGTAAGCCACAGAATCTGAGCGTGGCATATCCGACTGCAATCCACTCGGTACTTCGCCGGAACAACCTCGCATACCACCCTGGAGAATCAATAGTATAGAAAACCCATGCCGATTTCCCTCGCAGCAGTCCTTTCGGAACTAGTCCTTCGTAGGTAAATGCAAAACCGGACGCTAGAACCCTATCAAAGAATCCTTTCAGAATCGCCGGAGTTCCGTACCACCACACGGGGTAGATGAAGATCAGGTGTTCTGCACGCAGTATCAGCTCACGGTAGCGGGCAGTTACCGGGTCATCCTTCATATCCCTGCGTCTTATCTGATCGTTGTAAATTAGTACCGGATTGAAGTTGTCCTTGTAGAGATCGACGATGGCCATTGTGTGACCAGCTTCTTTGAGTCCACGTTCCACTTGCTCCAAGACCGCTGCATTAAAGCTTTTCGGGTTTGGATGGGCATAAATCACGAGTACATTCATATATAAAGCCACTCCCCGTTCTTAATAGGGTAAGGCAACCAACACCACGGCTAAAAGAAGCATGATTTTAAGAGGAACTCAACCCTTACGGTGCATAGCATTTTGTTCGGCACTTCCAACGGCAGTTACGCCATAAATACGCTCCTACACTCAGTGTCAACACGAAGAATCTTTCGACTCGGAGCAAGGCCCTGTTCATTCCGCTTCCACTCTCTCCTTGTGTGATTTTAAGTACCTTATGCTCATCTCTCTCAAAACACGATAGGCTCCTTCGAGGTTAAACTTGGGGTCGATCAGCGATTGCAAGGCTAAGCCATCAAAACAAGCCAGCAAAATTGCAGACATGTTCGCTGCATTCGGCAAAGACTGCCCTGCTACCGCCTCTATCGCCTGTTCGACACCTTCTTTCCCTCGCATCAAAAGTTCCCGGACCTCAGGCTGAATCGTGGGATTCCGAAGGCCAAGTACAAACAGCTCGTATCGCAATCGATACCAGTCTGAATGCGCGCGTACCCGCTTCATCGACTCCGTGAAGGCAGAATCGGCAAGTTCGTCCCCACTCACGGATTGACGTAAATAATCCATACGAGCACAATACTCATCAGTGGCTTCCCGAACCACGGCTGCCAATAGATCCTCTTTGCTGTCAAAGTAATAATGAACCAGTCCCGGAGATAGTCCTGCTTCTCGAGCAATATCCTTGATCGATGTCTTCTCGTATCCGTTCGCTGCTAATACCCGGTATGCAGCTTCAATGAGTTGCGTTCGTGCGTTCCCATCTTTTGATTTCATATTCTCACCTTATTTTGGTTGGTCACACAACCAATATATCGACGAGGCAAAACATTGTCAAGATATTCCTATCGCATCTACACATAGCACTCCGTCCTCCGGTTTGGAG
Above is a window of Fodinisporobacter ferrooxydans DNA encoding:
- a CDS encoding NAD(P)H-dependent oxidoreductase yields the protein MNVLVIYAHPNPKSFNAAVLEQVERGLKEAGHTMAIVDLYKDNFNPVLIYNDQIRRRDMKDDPVTARYRELILRAEHLIFIYPVWWYGTPAILKGFFDRVLASGFAFTYEGLVPKGLLRGKSAWVFYTIDSPGWYARLFRRSTEWIAVGYATLRFCGLRPVKRFMFTGVKRSTESRRRKWLAHVYRQARYGLNHSGIPWTQTVGSNRM
- a CDS encoding TetR/AcrR family transcriptional regulator gives rise to the protein MKSKDGNARTQLIEAAYRVLAANGYEKTSIKDIAREAGLSPGLVHYYFDSKEDLLAAVVREATDEYCARMDYLRQSVSGDELADSAFTESMKRVRAHSDWYRLRYELFVLGLRNPTIQPEVRELLMRGKEGVEQAIEAVAGQSLPNAANMSAILLACFDGLALQSLIDPKFNLEGAYRVLREMSIRYLKSHKERVEAE